Genomic segment of Terriglobales bacterium:
ACGTGGGATAAAACGCCTCCAGGTCGCGCGTCTTGGCAGGCCATCCGAACGCGGTGAACGGCAGCAGTCCCGACGAGAACCAGGTGTCCATCACGTCGGTGTCTTGCGTGAGCTTCGCCGAGCCGCACTTCGCGCACGACTTCGGCGCCTCGCGCGCCACAATGATTTCGGCGCATTCGCCGCAGTGCCACGCCGGGATGCGGTGGCCCCACCACAACTGCCGCGAGATGCACCAGTCGTAGATACCGGCCATCCAGTTCAGGTAGATGGCCTTGTAATTTTCCGGCGTGAAGCGGATCGAGCCGTCTTCCACCACGCGCCGCGCGCGCTCCGCCATCGATGGCCCGCCCGATTTCGGCTGCTTGTTCACCGCCACGAACCACTGCGTGGAAAGCCGCGGCTCAACCACCGTCTTGCAGCGATCGCACTTGCCCAGCGCGTGCATGTGGTCGCGCACGGCGGCCAGCAGTCCCGCCTCGCGCAGCTCGTTCACAATTTTTTCGCGCGCTTCGTAGCGATCCAGTCCGGCGTAGCGGCCGGCGTTGGCGTTCATGCGCGCCACTTCGTCCATCACATCAACCTGCGGCAGGTTGTGGCGAAGCCCGGCCTGGAAGTCGTTGGGATCGTGCGCAGGCGTCACCTTCACCGCGCCGGTGCCGAACTCGGGATTCGCCAGCTCGTCGAGGATGATCGGGATCGAGCGCGTCACCTCGTTTCCGAGTGCGTCTTTGCGGACATCGGCCGCCAGCGGCAAGCGCACGCGCCGCCCATGCAGACGCCGGTAGCGGTTGTCAGCCGCGTTCACCGCAACCGCCGTGTCACCCAACATCGTCTCCGGACGTGTCGTCGCCACCGTGATGAACTCACCGCTTTCATGAGCGTGCCCCGTGTTCACGCCGGCTTCATCGGCGCTAACGTGGGGAAACGACGGTTCCACGGGATACCGGATCTCGTAAATCTTGCCCACCACTTCGTCGTGCACGACTTCCAGGTCGCTGATCGCCGTCTGGCATCGCGGACACCAGTTCACGATGTACTTCCCGCGATAGATCAGCCCGTCTTCCCACAGCCGGACAAAGGCCTCGCGCACTGCCGGCGAGAGCCGATCGTCCATGGTGAAGTACTCGCGCGACCAGTCCACCGAGTCGCCCAGGCGCTTCATCTGTTCCAGGATCGCCCCGCCGTACTCGGCCTTCCACTTCCACACGCGCTCCACGAATTTTTCGCGGCCCAGCTCGCGCCGTGCAACGCCCTCGCTGGCCAGCTGCCGCTCCACCATCATTTGCGTGGCGATGCCGGCGTGGTCCGTGCCGGGCAGCCACAGCGCGAGCGCCCCGCGCATGCGGCGCCAGCGCGTGATGATGTCCATCTCGGTGTGGTTCAGCATGTGCCCCATGTGCAGCCGCCCGGTCACATTGGGCGGCGGCAGCAGCAGCGTGAAGATGTGCGGCGCTTGCTCGGGATTGGAAACCGGACCGGGCGTTTCGACGTGGAACAACTGCTCGCCGACCCAGTATTCGGCCCAGCGCGCCTCAATCGCGCCCGGGTCGTAGGCTTTTGGGAGATCGTGGGGCATGTGTCGGCGAATCGCGACGGCTGGCAAGAACGCGCAGAGACGTTGCCTGCTACGTCTCCCAGCAGCGACGCGGGAATTTTTCAGTGTAAAGGACGGGAAAAAGAGGGGTCAAACAGAGCGGATACTGGTCAGACGCCGAACTTCGAAGGTCCGATTCTTGACCGGCTACTTCACCTTCTTCCATCCGCCATCAGCCTGCGGGATCCAGCGGACGCCGCGCATGTCGAGCCACTCGCCCATCGTCTTGCCCCGGGGCTCGGAGCCGATGCGCAGCACGTTGCCGTTAATGTCTTCGACTTGCATTTCGTAGGCCCACCAGTAGTTGGTGGGCGCGTGGCGGATCTTTGCGCCGCTGCGCCGGTACTCGGCGAGGACGGCGTCCACGTCGCTCACCCCGATCCACACCCAGCCGCCGGCGTGCCCCTGGTCGCCCTCGCAGAGGAAGATTTCGCACTCGTCCCGCTTCACCGAAGCGAAGCTCGGCGAGTCCCACAGCATGCGGAAGCCGAGCACGCGGACGTAGTGATCGATGGCAGCCTTCAGGTCGGCCACGCGCAGGATCGGAGTCATGCCGCCGAAGCAGATGCCAGGTTGCGAATTGGAAGCCTTCGGATCGGGCGCCTTCGGCCCGGCTGATTTTGTTTCTGCGGATGACATGGCGATCGCCTCACGTCGGCTGCAGCAATCCTACACTCGAATCGCGGAAACCCGCGCTTACGGCGGCCGCGTCCAACCGGACAGGGACGGGCGGAGTCCGCAGGTGGCGCGAGCCGCCAACTCGACGCTTGGGCTGTGAGGCTGCGCATACCGATCGCGCGCGGCCAGGACCTCGGTTGCTCTGTGTCTCTGTGGTGGATTGGTGGATGTTGGGCGGCTAGCCCTTCAGCTCGCGCATCACTTCCGCCACGATCTCGTTGTGCAGGCGGGCGAGGGCGCGCTGCACGGCGCGGCTGACGGCGTCGGTCTGCGGATCGGCGCCGCCGCTGGCGGCAGCCTCGGTGGCGATCTGCGCGCTGCCGGCGGTGAGCGCTGCCGCCAGTTCCGATACCAGGTGCGGATCGGGAACAGTCGCGGCGGCGGCCGGGGCGGGCTCCGCGACCGGCGCCAGCGCAGCTTCTTCGTGTACCGGCTCATCGTGCGGCGTTGCCGGCAAGTGCGCGATGGCGGCGTGGAACTCCTCGGCCAGGCGCACGCGCGCGGCGGTGTCGTCAGGAAAAGCGTGGTCGGCCGCCCAGGTTTGCGGAGGCGCCGGGGCCTCCTCGGGCGCGGGCGTCTCGGCGGGAGCGGCTTCCGCCGGCTCGGCGGCGCCGAAGCGCGTGGTGAACTGCGCCATCTCGGTGGCGTCGGTCACCAGCGCCGGATCACGCGCGGGCGGAGCTTCGACCTCCGAGGCCTGCATCGTGGATTCGAGTCCCGCTTCCGCGACGGCGTCAACCGGCGCCGGCGGCGGCGATGTGTACTCAACCTCGGGGTCCTTTGCGGGCGCGGGCGGCTCGAGCACGGCGGGTGCAGGCGCGGCTTCCAGTTCGATCTCGGGCGCGACGGGAGGCTCGATGACGGCCGCGTCGTGCACGCCGCTGCCCACGGTGAACTCGCCCGCCGCGGAACCCTCGTACGCCGGAGGCGCAGCTTCGCCGCCAGCGGCCGCCGCTGCAGCGGCTGCGATGATTGCGGGCGGCTCAATGGCCTCGGTGCGGAAGCGCGTCTCGCGCGGCGGCGCTGCTTCATCGGCCGGCGGCGCCACAGACGCTTCAATCGACGCGGTCGCTTCCGCGTCAGGCACAACCGGACTCGGCGCAGGGACCGGTTCGGGCGCCGGCGGCGCCGGTACGACGATCTCGTGAAGCGGCTCGGCGAACCACTGCGAGCCCTGCATCGCTTCGGTGATCACGGCAGACGCGGCGCTGCCCGCGTCGGGCGCCGGCATGCTCGGAATCGTGACCGGCGGCTCGTCGGGAGGAAGCTCGAAGGCGGCCGCCGCGGCCACTTCTTTCGGCACTTCGATGGTCTCGGTTCGCGCAGGCGCAGGCTCCGGCGGCGCTTCCTCGGCCGAAGGAGCTTCCACCGCGAATTCCAGGGGCGCCATCTTTACGGTTTTTTCGAAGTCGGCCGGCTTACCCTTGGGCGCGCCTTGGGCATCGGGCAGCACTCCCAGTCCCGCCGCCAGCTTCTGCACCGCGTTGAGCAGGTCGGTGGCCTCGAAAGGCTTCACGATCACGCCGTCGGCCCGGACCTTGTGGCCGTCTTCTGCCTTGTAGGGTTCGAGCTTGCCGACGGTGAGCAGCACCGGCAGCGCCGCGCGGTCCGCCTTGGCTTTCTCGCAGACCTCAAGGCCGGTGTAGCCGGGCATGTAGACGTCGAGCACCAGGATGTCGGGCTTCTCGCTGGCGATCTTCTTCATGGCGGCGGCGCCGTTGCTCACGGCGACCACCTTGTAGCCGGCGTCGGTGAGGATCTTCTTGCCCATGTTCTGGGCAGTCATGCTGTCGTCGGCCAGAAGGACCTTGAGACTCACGGCGTTTTCCTTGGGATTTCCCGGGGAGCAGTGTGCAAAAGGTACTGTTTATCGGTATCCAAGTCAACGCGAATACCCGGCGTAGGGAAAGTTACTTAGGGCGGCAGACCGCCGATTACGCGAACTCCCATTTCCGCGCCAGACGCCGCGCCGGCAGGAAAAGCACGACCGAGAATTCGCGGGTCGTGCTGATTGCGCGACCCGGCTGAGGACTGGGATACCTAAAAGATAATCAGCTTCTTCTTTTTCTTCCTCTTCGAAGTGGACTCGGTCTTCTTGTCCACCTTGCCGGATGTGGACGAGCTCGGGGCCGAGCTGGCCTGGTCCGCCGGCTCCTGTGCCGCCTCGTTTATCTGCGTGGGCGGGGGCAACGGTGCGGGCTCATTGGCCGCCGGCGTCGCTGCCGCCGGAGCCGAGTTTGCGGAAGGCGGACGCGCTGCCGGCGCAGCAGGTGCGCTGTTGGCTGGCGCTGCAGGCCCGCTATTGCCGGGCGCTGCCGGCGCCGAGCCACCGGTCACCGGCAGGTCTTCGATGCCGGTCTGGTTCGACGATGGCGCCGAGTTCGAGCTGGAGCCACCGGTCGGCGGCGCGACATTGGGCGCCGGCGTCGAAGGTTGAGCTTCTTCGGTTCGCGGCGTTGCCTCGTTCGGAGGCGGAGCGCCGCGGCCCACGGTCTCGACCGAGACGCTGTGGTTGTCGCTGTCGCCTCCCATGCTGCCGACGGCGGTGCGCTCGGCGCGCTTCATGATCTCAGGCGCGCTGGCTTCTTCGCCCGGATTGAGCGACGGCTCTCCAACATGCGCCGCCTGCGCCACGTCAGGACGGCGCTTGAAGTTCAGCATGACCTTGCCGACTTTGCCCGTTTCGCGGCGGCTCTCTTCTTCCGCCCTGTTCTGCGCGATGGCTTCGGCGGTGGGAGTAGGCACCGGCCGGTGCAGTGCGGTCAGCCGCTCCCGCGCAGACTTGGCTTCCTCGCTGATCGGATAACGGTTGATCAGCCGGGTGTAGGCTTCGGCGGCGCTTTTGGTGAAGTCTTCGATCAGCCGGCCCTTGGAAACTTCAGCAGCTCGGCCCGCGCGAATAAGGTCGATTTCCTTTTCGTAGGCGTTGCCGAGCATCAGCAGGGCGCTGTCGGCGCCGCTATAGAGCGGATAGTTGTCGGTGAGCGAGCGCAGGCGCGCGATGGCCGCGGGATACGACTCACGCAGGAAGTAGAACCGCCCGATGCGGTACTCGCGCTCGGCCAGCACCTCCTGCACGTCGCGCAGCTTCTGCTTGGCTTCGGGAACCAGTTTGCTGTCGGGATACTGCTGCAGCAGCTGCCGGTACTCCTCTTCCGCGCGCTTGGCGTGGGTGAAGTCGCGGTCCGGCTTCTCCATCTGTTTGTAGTGGATGGTAGCGATCTTCAGCTGCGCCTCGGCCGCTTCCGGCATGTTGGGGAAGAAGGTTTCAAAGTCGCGGTATTCGATCTCGGCCTGCTGCAGCGCAGTGGTGGTGCCTTCGGCGTACCAGGAGTCGCCCACCGACAGCTTGGCGCGTGCCACGAACTCGGAATCGGGGTAGGTGTTGATCAGGGTCTGTAGCGTGAGGCGTGCCACGTCCCACTTGCCCTTGCGCATCGCCTCCATGGCCCGGTCGTAGAGGACCTTGTCCGGCTGCTTGGAATTGACGTTGGCAATGGGATTGGAAACCTTATGGTGACAGCCGGCGGTGAGCAGCGCGACGGTTCCCAACAGGCAGGCACTAATCAGACGACGCATGCAGCCTCTCAGAATCTTTGTTGCCGGACCGAGCTACTGCTAGCTTGGATGTCCGGGTGGCGCCCCGGGCAACCCGGCTCCTGCCGGATTGAACGGTCAAAATCGCTAAACTTTCACCAGCGTCGCCTCGCTGGCAGCCTTCAGCAGGCGGCGGGTGTTCTCGGCCGGGTCTCCCTCGCCGAAAACGGCGTTCCCGGCCACCAGCACCTCGACCCCGGCGCGGACGGCGTCGGCTATGGTAGCCAGCCCAATGCCGCCGTCAATCTCAATGCGGAAACTCAGCCCACGCCGCTGGCGCTCTGTGGCCAGCTTCATCACCTTGTGCAGCACCCCGGGAATGAACTTCTGCCCGCCAAACCCGGGATTCACCGACATGACGAGCACGTAATCCACCAGGTCGAGCACCTCGCTCAGGAACTCGGCCGGCGTTGCTGGATTGACCACCACCCCCGCGCGTACCCCGTGGCTGCGCACCAGGTTGAGCGTGCGGTTCAGGTGGACGGTGGCCTCCTGGTGCACCGATATCCAGTCTGCGCCAGCATCCACGAATGCCGGAATGTACAGGTCCGGGTTCTCGATCATCAGGTGGACGTCAAGGGGCAGCCGCGTGGCCTTACGCAACGACGCCACCACCGGCGGCCCGATGGTGATGTTGGGCACAAAGTGCCCGTCCATCACGTCCACATGCAGCAGAGTGGCGCCCCCCTCTTCCACCGAACGCACTTGTTCGGCGAGACGGGCAAAGTCGGCCGAGAGGATGGAAGGGGCAAGCTCGATCACAGCGCTTCTCTGCCTGGGCTGCTGAAGATCAGGAACTGAGTCTCTGGCTACGGTATGGAAAATTCTAGCATGCAACACTTGCAATTTTCGGGGTCAATCCCCGGGAAGCCCGCAGCCCTGCCTCTATAATCAAACCGCTTAGCGGGCCGGGTTTCCGCCGCTGGAAGGGGCATGAGCGAGCTGTATCCATTGCTGCTGGAGCCGCAGTTCAAGACGCGCCCCTGGGGGACGCGCGACCTGCGGCCCGTCTACTCACGTCCGGTCGTCGGAGAGCCCATCGGCGAGGCGTGGCTCACCGGCGAAGACTGCCGCGTGACCAATGGTCCGCTGGCCGGCGCCTCGCTCGCCGAACTGAGCCCGCGCTTTGGCGCGGATTTGATCGGCACGGCGGCGCCGCAAGCGCGGCGGTTTCCCCTGCTCATCAAGTTTCTGTTCCCCCGCGAGAAGCTGAGCGTGCAGGTGCATCCCGACGACGAGTGCGCGCGCGGCTCGGGGCTTCCCTGCGGCAAGACCGAGTGCTGGTACGTGCTCGCCGCCGAGCCCGGCGCCTACGTCTCACTCGGCGTGAAACCGGGCACCACGCGCGCCGACATGGAGCGCGCCATCGCCGAAGCCCGCGCCGAGGAGCTGCTGAACCGCGTTGACTTGTCGCCCGGCGATCTCATCTATGTGGACGCGGGAACGGTGCACGCCATCGGGCCGGGCTCGGTCCTGGTGGAGACCCAGCAGAACTCCGATACCACCTATCGCCTGTACGATTATGGGCGCGGGCGCGAGTTGCACGTCGAGCTGGGCCTGGCGGCGATGAAACCGCAAACTCGCGCGGGGAAAGCAAAGCGCGCAGCGCAATCGAATGGATTGGTCACACTGGTCAACTCACCGTGCTTCCGCGTGGATAAGTACACGCTCAGCGGCGCCCGCGAAATCGGTGGTTCCAGCGGCCGCAGCGTGCAGATTGTCGTCGCGCTGGAAGGCTGCGCGGTAATTTCCGCTCCCGGAGCGCCGGCGGCCTCCGTGGCACGCGGTGAGGCGGCGGTGATTCCGGCCTCGGTCCCCAAGGTCAGCGTGAAGCCGCAGTGGCAGGCGGAGCTGCTGGTGGCGTCGTTGCCGGAAGCAGGCGCCGTTCA
This window contains:
- a CDS encoding valine--tRNA ligase, yielding MPHDLPKAYDPGAIEARWAEYWVGEQLFHVETPGPVSNPEQAPHIFTLLLPPPNVTGRLHMGHMLNHTEMDIITRWRRMRGALALWLPGTDHAGIATQMMVERQLASEGVARRELGREKFVERVWKWKAEYGGAILEQMKRLGDSVDWSREYFTMDDRLSPAVREAFVRLWEDGLIYRGKYIVNWCPRCQTAISDLEVVHDEVVGKIYEIRYPVEPSFPHVSADEAGVNTGHAHESGEFITVATTRPETMLGDTAVAVNAADNRYRRLHGRRVRLPLAADVRKDALGNEVTRSIPIILDELANPEFGTGAVKVTPAHDPNDFQAGLRHNLPQVDVMDEVARMNANAGRYAGLDRYEAREKIVNELREAGLLAAVRDHMHALGKCDRCKTVVEPRLSTQWFVAVNKQPKSGGPSMAERARRVVEDGSIRFTPENYKAIYLNWMAGIYDWCISRQLWWGHRIPAWHCGECAEIIVAREAPKSCAKCGSAKLTQDTDVMDTWFSSGLLPFTAFGWPAKTRDLEAFYPTSLLVTGFDILFFWVARMIMLGCHFMRDHRQDAAVKVASGAARGPREAEKTNDTAPFREVYIHALVRDAERQKMSKTKGNVVDPIEIIERFGTDAVRFTLASMAAPGTDIAFSESRTEGYRAFANKIWNAARFLFMHVDKAEESGAWELAEFGASSSEASRNVAGIPGFQPVTLEDRWIASCFSRAAEQCNAALAEYRFHEAALGVYHFFWDEFCDWYIELAKLRLNTGTDDAAKQATRAALNNLASLFEAALRLLAPFMPFLTEEIWHALYDGKPPLKSIALASFPQADAKQIDDAAETEMAVLIDLIVAVRNLRTEQKVETRAKVPVRVFADTTTRKLVEANRQALEKLANVEAVEFVSQPLSQQAGSRSTARFDVALVYEKKIDAGAERERLTKELAKLEGEALRAAAQLANDGFLAKAPPKVVEGLRTRAAELAVLIEKARRALDAIG
- a CDS encoding VOC family protein translates to MSSAETKSAGPKAPDPKASNSQPGICFGGMTPILRVADLKAAIDHYVRVLGFRMLWDSPSFASVKRDECEIFLCEGDQGHAGGWVWIGVSDVDAVLAEYRRSGAKIRHAPTNYWWAYEMQVEDINGNVLRIGSEPRGKTMGEWLDMRGVRWIPQADGGWKKVK
- a CDS encoding response regulator, with translation MSLKVLLADDSMTAQNMGKKILTDAGYKVVAVSNGAAAMKKIASEKPDILVLDVYMPGYTGLEVCEKAKADRAALPVLLTVGKLEPYKAEDGHKVRADGVIVKPFEATDLLNAVQKLAAGLGVLPDAQGAPKGKPADFEKTVKMAPLEFAVEAPSAEEAPPEPAPARTETIEVPKEVAAAAAFELPPDEPPVTIPSMPAPDAGSAASAVITEAMQGSQWFAEPLHEIVVPAPPAPEPVPAPSPVVPDAEATASIEASVAPPADEAAPPRETRFRTEAIEPPAIIAAAAAAAAGGEAAPPAYEGSAAGEFTVGSGVHDAAVIEPPVAPEIELEAAPAPAVLEPPAPAKDPEVEYTSPPPAPVDAVAEAGLESTMQASEVEAPPARDPALVTDATEMAQFTTRFGAAEPAEAAPAETPAPEEAPAPPQTWAADHAFPDDTAARVRLAEEFHAAIAHLPATPHDEPVHEEAALAPVAEPAPAAAATVPDPHLVSELAAALTAGSAQIATEAAASGGADPQTDAVSRAVQRALARLHNEIVAEVMRELKG
- a CDS encoding outer membrane protein assembly factor BamD — its product is MRRLISACLLGTVALLTAGCHHKVSNPIANVNSKQPDKVLYDRAMEAMRKGKWDVARLTLQTLINTYPDSEFVARAKLSVGDSWYAEGTTTALQQAEIEYRDFETFFPNMPEAAEAQLKIATIHYKQMEKPDRDFTHAKRAEEEYRQLLQQYPDSKLVPEAKQKLRDVQEVLAEREYRIGRFYFLRESYPAAIARLRSLTDNYPLYSGADSALLMLGNAYEKEIDLIRAGRAAEVSKGRLIEDFTKSAAEAYTRLINRYPISEEAKSARERLTALHRPVPTPTAEAIAQNRAEEESRRETGKVGKVMLNFKRRPDVAQAAHVGEPSLNPGEEASAPEIMKRAERTAVGSMGGDSDNHSVSVETVGRGAPPPNEATPRTEEAQPSTPAPNVAPPTGGSSSNSAPSSNQTGIEDLPVTGGSAPAAPGNSGPAAPANSAPAAPAARPPSANSAPAAATPAANEPAPLPPPTQINEAAQEPADQASSAPSSSTSGKVDKKTESTSKRKKKKKLIIF
- the rpe gene encoding ribulose-phosphate 3-epimerase, producing the protein MIELAPSILSADFARLAEQVRSVEEGGATLLHVDVMDGHFVPNITIGPPVVASLRKATRLPLDVHLMIENPDLYIPAFVDAGADWISVHQEATVHLNRTLNLVRSHGVRAGVVVNPATPAEFLSEVLDLVDYVLVMSVNPGFGGQKFIPGVLHKVMKLATERQRRGLSFRIEIDGGIGLATIADAVRAGVEVLVAGNAVFGEGDPAENTRRLLKAASEATLVKV
- a CDS encoding type I phosphomannose isomerase catalytic subunit, translated to MSELYPLLLEPQFKTRPWGTRDLRPVYSRPVVGEPIGEAWLTGEDCRVTNGPLAGASLAELSPRFGADLIGTAAPQARRFPLLIKFLFPREKLSVQVHPDDECARGSGLPCGKTECWYVLAAEPGAYVSLGVKPGTTRADMERAIAEARAEELLNRVDLSPGDLIYVDAGTVHAIGPGSVLVETQQNSDTTYRLYDYGRGRELHVELGLAAMKPQTRAGKAKRAAQSNGLVTLVNSPCFRVDKYTLSGAREIGGSSGRSVQIVVALEGCAVISAPGAPAASVARGEAAVIPASVPKVSVKPQWQAELLVASLPEAGAVHPEITQ